A genomic segment from Bacteroidota bacterium encodes:
- a CDS encoding class I SAM-dependent methyltransferase, which yields MKDTSIDDPQASLNHAAIIRKKYALNQLYTEYYLHFKNSIAAIKGGKVLELGSGGGFIKEVVPDAITSDVVPISGCDLVVFAEKLPFENESLKAILMIDVLHHVKTPEEFFKEALRCLVPGGKIIMVEPANTLWAKFIWKTFHHEPFDDKAGWIIKGEGRMSDANIALPWILFGRDRTLFENKFPQLKINSLKIHTPVAYILSGGVKPWNLLPKFLFAPVRFIEKTVSGLKQGMFQTIEVEKISTR from the coding sequence ATGAAAGATACCAGCATTGACGATCCACAAGCAAGCCTTAATCATGCAGCCATAATTCGAAAAAAATATGCGCTCAATCAACTTTATACTGAATACTATTTACATTTTAAAAATAGCATAGCAGCAATTAAAGGTGGTAAAGTATTGGAATTGGGAAGCGGTGGAGGATTTATTAAAGAAGTTGTTCCGGATGCAATTACTTCTGACGTAGTGCCAATTTCAGGATGTGATTTGGTAGTATTTGCCGAAAAATTACCTTTCGAAAATGAAAGCCTAAAAGCAATCTTAATGATTGATGTATTGCACCATGTAAAAACTCCTGAAGAATTTTTTAAGGAAGCATTGCGTTGCTTGGTTCCCGGTGGAAAAATCATTATGGTTGAACCAGCTAATACGCTCTGGGCAAAATTTATTTGGAAAACATTTCATCACGAACCATTTGACGACAAAGCCGGATGGATTATTAAAGGAGAAGGAAGAATGAGCGATGCCAATATTGCATTGCCTTGGATTTTGTTTGGTCGTGATAGAACACTTTTTGAAAATAAATTTCCTCAACTTAAAATCAATTCACTAAAAATACACACACCTGTTGCTTATATTTTAAGTGGCGGAGTAAAACCTTGGAATTTATTACCTAAATTTTTATTTGCTCCGGTTCGTTTCATCGAAAAAACTGTGAGTGGCTTAAAACAAGGTATGTTTCAAACTATTGAAGTCGAAAAAATTAGTACCAGATAA
- a CDS encoding PKD domain-containing protein, which translates to MTVLAFIMSLFYQRITLLYILFISLFFNEFASAQLLSPVLPKANSIIAGKQIQFIWNGQTAAKGYELQISTDSTFSNVDYSLTNISSTSCKQTLSIYGKYFWRFRANYGTTTSNWSQTSSFNFFEPLQYASLNMWLAADSGLVTDANAKLTTWLDLSGKNNSLTQANASERPSIQSGLNNLPAVHFDGVDDQMLSANAIKVGTVFSLFNWTGVSPLPDYNGVMTALGGSNEVFFIGTQGSTSLYSAGYFASQVYVNQTLTLDLAPLSNYKILSGVQPSPISTFNGIRLASDRNFGGRFWNGNFLENLVFDTILAPAQYTAVYNYLSYKYAPPVDLGPDKIVCSLPITLKAFKNYFTSYTWSNAATADSLVISAPGTYAITTTDIFNKTTTDTIVISQDVAAYTVNLGNDIAICQGQQVVLSAGDAHLTYVWSNGANSNSIVVDSTAVYSVTVTDCLGNSTNDSILVTVAPLPEFSLGADTLFCYNAGYKLSTGLDASVPGTYSFLWSDTSIDSILVPQASGNFSVKVTDAIGCIFTDSIQVTIDSLLYTASLGPDTAFCSGNYIQLAQGAANVQSYLWSDSSTSPTLQVNQPTGVYTYSVVVSNSNACQKSDSIVVSISGVAPQINFSNNASICFGDTVFFTDLSIPPVGDTISSYSWDFGDTTNSQLQHPTHLYAAAGDYIVKLTVIASNGCSASISKTITVHPLPIADFTSSVAYALSAVQFTNTSQLFLNPLQSWEWNFGENSSSQNSSALQNPQHVYSSAGTYSVSLIATTVYGCSDTTTKQLIVNESLPTTLVYPKNNQILPALSSINFEWDAVNQSKNYELVIASDSLFTNIVYSNSSITTSQYNYTLVNSGYFYWKVRYYIGVAASSWSIVFKFKLEDLSSVVGLQSWLKADSGLVIDAQQHISKWTDMSGNNHHAVQSTPALKPAKQIGINELPSVSLDGVDDELFIPDTFEVGQVFSVFNWNGANLLPDYNGLLTAVDGNDVFFIGTTATTSLYSAGFFATNVFVNEVQTLDLAPLNTYKIINGYTATAPFVYSGIRIGRDRANPDRFWNGNISEVLVFDTVLSSDKSKLVYDYLSYKYAPPVNLGANLTVCAFPFTLHAQKNYFKSYTWQDTTSADSIVIAAPGKYYLTTIDIFNKISSDTIEIIQDTSSYAVKLINDTTLCEGVEFTVLAGPSHLSYQWNTGAQQNSLAIDTSGMYTVSLVDCKGNLSLDSIYVNFNALPVFDLGNDTVVCYNQFFKLTTTLVNPQPNFYQYNWSTNSHDSVLIPSQSGIYYLTVNDPIGCTYSDTVKIKMDSLLFLSSLGNDTSFCSGNYIQLLQGADSVSQYLWSDGSNLTSLEVVQPIGSNYLYWLEMQDTYGCKKRDTIYVTIAGVAPLIAYNFDTAVCIGSSMQFTDFSQAPSGETIVSWEWNFGDATSSSLQNPSHLYATAGSYIVRLKITSSGGCSAVLTKTVNVHPYPLVAFTHPSSCAYNETQFTNTSNTYGNLVQTYQWNFGDPTSGAANFSNIANPKHIFTARDTFTVQFSITTIYGCADTSFATIITKPSPIASFSDTLACEGYSVNLLDNSTYPFPQYNLSRSWNFNDGSPVQQSTQQNPLVAISHFYPGAGNYFATLKVIASNGCRDSVRKNIYILSKPKANFAYSKNCLNAQTQFTDISTQDSSFAVDSIVFRQWKFDNQTISNLRHPNYVFSSVGAHTVQLIVRTLRGCADTIVKTIQVKAPPLVSFTKSASAGDPPLIVQFTSTSSVEVNQFNWNFGDAGISTLQNPTHTYSDTGNFVITLIGTDTSGCVNIATQTIFVKPTKIDIVVLSVSNSIDSENYLHVKADIQNRSTRIITSIDLYNRVNGESGIKETWQGVLPINGSMTYEFTASPKLSLDERSNYVCVEARRPNFIDDYFPDDNEYCASFAGNVFLVSNPYPNPALTEVIMPVILPEEGTVMYKLYDNKGSLIEESNGQILPKGLSQIQLHVTNLRSGFYAVQFTYKDKSIVKRFIKHSVKE; encoded by the coding sequence TTGACAGTCTTAGCCTTTATTATGTCCCTTTTTTACCAACGAATTACACTTCTTTACATCCTTTTTATCTCCTTGTTTTTTAATGAATTTGCGTCGGCACAATTGTTAAGTCCGGTATTGCCAAAAGCAAATTCAATTATTGCGGGCAAGCAAATTCAATTTATATGGAATGGGCAAACTGCTGCAAAGGGCTATGAATTGCAGATTTCCACTGATTCAACATTTTCAAATGTGGATTATTCACTCACTAATATTTCATCAACCAGCTGTAAACAAACACTTTCAATTTATGGAAAGTATTTTTGGCGATTCCGAGCCAATTACGGCACTACTACAAGTAATTGGTCACAAACAAGTTCTTTTAACTTTTTTGAACCATTACAGTATGCTTCTCTAAATATGTGGCTTGCAGCCGATAGCGGATTGGTTACGGATGCCAATGCTAAACTAACAACCTGGCTCGATTTAAGTGGAAAAAATAATTCGCTTACTCAAGCCAATGCCTCAGAACGACCGTCGATTCAAAGCGGTTTAAACAATTTGCCTGCTGTGCATTTTGATGGTGTTGACGATCAAATGTTGAGTGCAAATGCAATTAAAGTGGGAACAGTTTTTAGTCTCTTTAACTGGACAGGAGTTTCTCCTTTGCCCGATTACAATGGTGTGATGACAGCACTTGGAGGTAGTAATGAGGTTTTTTTTATTGGAACTCAAGGTTCAACCTCGCTGTATTCGGCAGGGTATTTTGCAAGTCAGGTTTATGTGAATCAAACCCTAACACTCGATTTGGCTCCGCTCTCGAATTATAAAATACTTAGCGGTGTACAACCTTCTCCTATTAGCACATTCAACGGAATTCGATTAGCTAGCGACCGTAATTTTGGCGGTAGATTTTGGAACGGAAATTTTCTAGAAAATCTCGTATTTGATACCATACTTGCACCAGCGCAATACACTGCTGTTTACAATTACTTGAGTTATAAATATGCTCCGCCCGTTGATTTAGGACCCGATAAAATTGTTTGCAGTTTACCAATAACACTAAAGGCTTTCAAAAATTATTTTACCAGCTATACCTGGAGCAATGCCGCCACTGCTGATTCATTGGTTATTAGCGCCCCGGGTACTTATGCCATTACAACTACCGATATTTTTAATAAAACCACAACTGATACTATTGTTATAAGTCAAGATGTTGCAGCTTATACGGTTAATTTAGGAAATGACATTGCCATTTGCCAAGGTCAACAAGTTGTGTTATCAGCAGGTGATGCGCATTTGACCTATGTTTGGTCAAACGGTGCTAATTCCAATAGTATTGTTGTAGACTCCACAGCTGTTTATTCGGTTACAGTAACCGATTGCTTAGGTAATAGTACCAACGATTCGATACTTGTTACAGTTGCACCTTTACCTGAGTTTTCACTGGGTGCTGATACACTTTTTTGTTACAATGCAGGGTATAAATTAAGTACGGGATTAGATGCTTCAGTGCCCGGAACCTATAGTTTTTTATGGTCCGATACCAGTATCGATTCAATATTAGTACCGCAAGCTTCAGGTAATTTTTCGGTGAAAGTTACCGATGCCATTGGTTGTATTTTTACAGATAGCATACAAGTAACGATCGACTCTTTGCTTTATACGGCCAGTCTTGGGCCTGATACTGCTTTTTGTTCAGGCAATTACATTCAGCTTGCTCAAGGAGCTGCAAATGTGCAAAGTTATTTGTGGAGCGATAGCAGCACTTCACCAACTTTGCAGGTAAATCAGCCCACAGGTGTTTATACCTACAGTGTTGTTGTTAGCAATAGCAATGCTTGTCAAAAAAGCGATTCTATAGTTGTGAGTATTTCGGGAGTTGCACCACAAATTAATTTTAGCAACAATGCTTCAATTTGTTTTGGAGATACTGTGTTTTTTACAGATTTATCTATTCCACCTGTTGGTGATACCATTAGTTCTTACAGCTGGGATTTTGGTGATACTACAAATTCACAATTGCAACATCCAACACATTTGTACGCTGCAGCAGGCGATTACATTGTAAAATTAACCGTGATTGCTTCAAATGGATGTTCAGCAAGTATATCAAAAACAATTACTGTGCATCCATTACCTATTGCAGATTTTACAAGTTCTGTGGCTTATGCACTTTCAGCAGTTCAATTTACCAATACTTCTCAATTATTTTTAAATCCGCTCCAATCGTGGGAGTGGAATTTCGGTGAAAACAGCAGTTCTCAAAATAGTTCTGCTTTGCAAAATCCCCAACATGTTTATTCAAGTGCTGGAACTTATTCGGTAAGTTTAATCGCTACCACAGTTTATGGTTGCAGCGATACAACTACCAAGCAATTAATTGTAAACGAGAGTTTACCAACTACTTTGGTGTATCCTAAAAATAATCAAATATTACCCGCTTTAAGTAGCATTAATTTTGAATGGGATGCTGTGAATCAATCAAAGAACTACGAATTAGTTATTGCAAGCGATTCTTTGTTTACAAACATAGTATATAGCAATTCATCAATTACTACTTCGCAATACAATTACACACTGGTAAATAGCGGCTATTTTTATTGGAAAGTGCGTTATTATATTGGTGTTGCAGCAAGTTCATGGTCGATTGTTTTTAAATTTAAATTAGAAGATTTAAGTTCGGTTGTCGGTTTACAAAGCTGGTTGAAGGCCGATTCAGGACTGGTAATAGATGCCCAACAGCACATTAGTAAATGGACCGATATGAGTGGCAATAACCACCATGCAGTACAAAGTACACCGGCTTTGAAGCCTGCGAAACAAATTGGTATTAATGAATTACCGAGTGTTTCGTTGGATGGTGTGGATGATGAACTATTTATACCCGATACATTTGAAGTTGGACAAGTATTCAGTGTTTTTAATTGGAATGGGGCTAATTTGCTTCCCGATTACAATGGTTTGTTAACTGCTGTTGATGGCAACGATGTGTTTTTTATTGGTACAACAGCAACTACTTCCTTGTATTCAGCTGGATTTTTTGCTACCAATGTTTTTGTAAATGAAGTTCAAACTTTGGATTTAGCTCCTTTGAACACTTACAAAATTATTAACGGATATACTGCAACTGCTCCTTTTGTTTACAGCGGAATTCGAATTGGAAGAGACCGTGCCAATCCGGATCGTTTTTGGAATGGAAATATTTCGGAAGTATTAGTGTTCGATACCGTATTGTCGAGCGATAAAAGTAAATTGGTGTATGATTACTTAAGTTATAAATATGCCCCACCCGTTAATTTAGGCGCTAACCTTACGGTATGTGCTTTTCCATTTACCCTGCATGCTCAAAAAAATTATTTCAAGAGCTACACATGGCAGGATACAACTAGCGCCGATTCTATTGTGATTGCCGCACCCGGAAAATATTATCTTACTACCATCGATATATTTAATAAAATTAGTTCCGATACCATCGAAATTATTCAAGATACATCAAGCTATGCAGTTAAATTAATAAACGATACTACGCTTTGTGAAGGTGTTGAATTCACTGTATTGGCTGGTCCATCCCATCTTAGCTATCAATGGAATACCGGCGCTCAACAAAATTCTTTAGCAATTGACACTAGTGGAATGTATACTGTTTCACTAGTTGACTGTAAAGGAAATTTGTCGCTTGATTCAATTTATGTAAATTTTAATGCATTGCCCGTATTCGATTTAGGAAACGATACTGTAGTATGTTACAATCAGTTTTTTAAATTGACAACGACGCTTGTAAATCCACAACCCAACTTCTATCAATATAATTGGTCCACAAATAGTCACGATTCTGTATTGATTCCATCTCAATCGGGAATATATTACTTAACAGTGAACGATCCTATTGGGTGCACCTATAGCGATACTGTAAAAATAAAAATGGACTCTTTGCTCTTTTTATCAAGCCTTGGTAACGACACTTCTTTTTGTTCAGGGAATTACATTCAGTTGCTACAGGGTGCCGATTCGGTTAGCCAGTATTTATGGAGCGATGGTAGTAACTTAACTTCCTTAGAAGTTGTGCAACCTATAGGTTCAAATTACCTGTACTGGTTAGAAATGCAAGATACGTATGGTTGCAAAAAACGCGATACTATTTATGTTACTATCGCCGGAGTTGCTCCACTAATAGCATATAATTTTGATACTGCTGTTTGTATAGGATCAAGTATGCAGTTCACTGATTTTTCACAAGCGCCAAGTGGTGAAACTATTGTTTCGTGGGAATGGAATTTTGGGGATGCCACTTCTTCTTCATTGCAAAATCCTTCTCATTTATACGCAACTGCCGGTAGCTATATAGTACGCTTAAAAATTACCAGCAGCGGGGGATGTTCTGCTGTTTTAACTAAAACTGTAAATGTGCATCCTTACCCCTTGGTAGCATTTACGCATCCTTCCTCTTGTGCCTACAATGAAACTCAGTTTACAAATACCAGCAATACTTACGGTAACTTAGTTCAAACCTATCAATGGAATTTTGGTGACCCGACAAGTGGTGCAGCAAATTTTTCAAACATTGCCAATCCTAAACACATATTTACTGCACGCGATACTTTTACGGTTCAATTTAGTATTACCACTATATACGGTTGTGCCGATACATCATTTGCAACTATTATTACCAAGCCATCACCGATTGCTTCATTTAGCGATACCTTGGCTTGCGAAGGTTATTCAGTGAATTTACTCGACAATTCAACTTATCCTTTTCCACAATATAACTTATCTCGCTCTTGGAATTTTAATGACGGTAGTCCGGTTCAGCAATCTACTCAACAAAATCCTTTGGTAGCAATTTCACATTTTTACCCAGGAGCCGGAAATTATTTCGCCACGCTTAAAGTAATAGCCAGCAACGGTTGCAGAGACTCTGTACGAAAAAATATTTATATCTTATCTAAGCCTAAAGCCAACTTTGCCTACAGTAAAAATTGCCTCAATGCACAAACCCAGTTTACCGATATAAGCACACAAGATTCCTCATTTGCGGTTGATTCAATTGTGTTCCGTCAATGGAAATTCGACAATCAAACTATTTCCAATTTGCGCCATCCGAATTACGTATTTAGCAGTGTTGGAGCGCATACCGTACAGTTAATTGTAAGAACTTTGCGCGGTTGTGCCGATACTATTGTTAAAACCATACAAGTGAAAGCACCGCCCTTAGTCTCATTTACCAAATCGGCCAGTGCAGGCGATCCTCCTTTGATTGTACAATTTACATCTACTTCTTCAGTCGAAGTAAATCAATTTAATTGGAACTTTGGCGATGCCGGCATTAGTACCCTGCAAAATCCAACACATACCTACAGCGATACCGGCAATTTTGTTATTACCTTAATTGGCACCGATACCAGCGGATGTGTGAATATTGCCACACAAACAATATTTGTAAAACCAACCAAAATAGATATAGTTGTTTTATCAGTAAGCAATTCTATAGATTCCGAAAATTACTTGCATGTAAAAGCCGATATACAAAATAGAAGTACACGAATTATTACTTCCATTGATTTGTACAATCGAGTAAACGGCGAATCCGGAATAAAGGAAACCTGGCAAGGTGTATTGCCAATTAACGGAAGTATGACTTATGAGTTTACTGCATCACCAAAATTATCGCTCGATGAACGTAGCAATTATGTATGTGTTGAAGCGCGTAGACCAAATTTTATTGACGATTATTTTCCTGACGACAATGAGTATTGTGCATCTTTTGCCGGGAATGTTTTTTTAGTTTCTAATCCATATCCAAACCCTGCCCTAACAGAGGTTATAATGCCGGTAATTTTACCGGAAGAAGGAACAGTTATGTATAAGTTATATGATAACAAAGGAAGTTTGATTGAAGAAAGCAATGGACAAATTTTACCCAAAGGATTAAGTCAAATACAATTGCATGTTACAAACCTTAGAAGTGGTTTTTATGCAGTACAGTTTACTTATAAAGATAAGTCAATTGTGAAGCGATTTATAAAGCATTCGGTAAAAGAATAA
- a CDS encoding class I SAM-dependent methyltransferase, whose product MSSTRIDREREHDHKIKDNAEDVWGWSSPGGKLRAERRANYFLSLGGMNPQSKVLEIGCGTGLFTEKVSKSGAHITATDLSEDLLAVARKKNIPNCLVEEADAHQLKYADASFDIVFGSSILHHLDMDIALKEVWRVLKPGGKLVFAEPNMLNPQILVQKNVPFIKKWLGDSPDETAIVRWKLTSQLKKLGFKNCNIFPYDFLHPYTPSPLIGLVKGIGAIVEKTPLLREIAGSVIIYAEK is encoded by the coding sequence ATGTCTTCAACACGAATTGATAGAGAACGCGAACACGATCACAAAATAAAAGACAATGCCGAAGATGTGTGGGGATGGTCGAGTCCGGGTGGAAAGTTGCGCGCTGAGCGAAGAGCCAACTATTTTTTATCGCTAGGCGGAATGAACCCACAGAGTAAGGTACTTGAAATAGGCTGTGGTACAGGATTGTTTACCGAAAAAGTTTCGAAAAGCGGAGCGCATATTACAGCTACTGATTTATCGGAAGATTTATTGGCTGTAGCCAGAAAAAAAAATATTCCCAATTGCTTGGTAGAAGAAGCAGATGCGCATCAATTAAAATATGCAGATGCGAGTTTTGACATAGTATTTGGAAGTTCAATTTTGCATCACCTCGATATGGATATTGCATTAAAAGAAGTGTGGCGTGTTTTAAAGCCCGGAGGTAAGTTGGTATTTGCCGAACCCAATATGTTGAATCCTCAAATATTGGTGCAAAAAAATGTTCCTTTCATTAAGAAGTGGCTGGGCGATTCGCCCGATGAAACTGCAATTGTTCGTTGGAAACTTACGAGTCAATTAAAAAAACTGGGCTTTAAAAACTGCAACATTTTTCCTTACGATTTTCTTCATCCTTATACGCCATCTCCTTTAATTGGATTGGTAAAAGGTATTGGAGCAATTGTTGAAAAAACTCCATTGTTGCGTGAAATTGCAGGATCGGTGATTATTTATGCTGAAAAATAA
- the rdgB gene encoding RdgB/HAM1 family non-canonical purine NTP pyrophosphatase has translation MPTSFTLVFATNNEHKLAEIQAVLGDAFQLKTLKQINCLEEIPETQTTIEGNASQKAHYVADNYKLACFADDTGLEIEALNGKPGVHSAHYAGEERSAEKNCALVLEQLAQQSNRTARFKTIISLIVNATEIQFEGIVTGKIADSPRGTNGFGYDAIFIPDGSNFTFAEMSAEQKNAISHRSRAFAKLVEYLNSGRLLK, from the coding sequence ATGCCAACTTCATTTACTTTAGTATTTGCTACCAACAACGAGCATAAACTTGCCGAAATACAAGCTGTGCTTGGTGATGCTTTTCAGTTGAAAACACTGAAGCAAATTAACTGTTTGGAAGAAATTCCTGAAACCCAAACAACCATTGAAGGCAATGCTTCTCAAAAGGCACACTATGTTGCAGATAACTATAAGTTGGCTTGCTTTGCAGATGACACAGGTTTAGAAATTGAAGCGTTAAATGGTAAACCGGGAGTGCATTCGGCTCATTACGCAGGAGAGGAGCGAAGTGCCGAAAAAAATTGTGCCTTAGTATTGGAACAACTTGCACAACAATCTAACAGAACAGCACGTTTTAAAACTATTATTTCATTGATAGTAAATGCAACTGAAATTCAATTTGAGGGAATTGTAACAGGTAAAATTGCTGACTCCCCAAGAGGAACAAATGGATTCGGATACGATGCAATTTTTATTCCCGATGGAAGCAATTTCACTTTTGCCGAAATGAGTGCCGAACAAAAAAATGCTATATCTCACCGCAGTCGTGCCTTTGCAAAGTTGGTTGAATACCTGAATTCAGGTAGGCTGCTCAAATAA
- a CDS encoding FkbM family methyltransferase, with the protein MSKKLFSFGEFVYRTSFPLYFILYSFYKKISDKKEMELFKKIIKPGDVILDIGANIGLYSSYFSRLCGKTGTVHSFEPDVTNFKNLKKVTSNLSNVSINHVAVSDSNKPLKIYTSHRLNVDHRTYPVDTYSTSYEVPATSIDDYVQNKYKVNIIKIDIQGAEFPALTGMTETLKANPEVIIFMEICPSALRDFGVEIKTIFDFLHSLGFFVFDYSLNKISTAATSKYAQYADDAFENVIIAKEIPSGLK; encoded by the coding sequence ATGTCGAAAAAGTTATTCTCATTTGGAGAGTTTGTTTACCGAACTAGTTTTCCACTCTATTTTATCCTGTATTCTTTTTACAAAAAAATATCTGATAAAAAAGAAATGGAGCTGTTTAAAAAAATTATTAAGCCAGGGGATGTTATCCTTGACATAGGCGCCAATATTGGTTTATACAGCAGCTACTTTTCGCGATTATGTGGAAAAACCGGCACTGTTCATAGCTTTGAACCCGATGTTACTAATTTTAAAAATCTAAAAAAAGTAACTTCCAACTTGTCGAATGTAAGCATCAATCATGTGGCAGTTAGCGATTCAAACAAACCCTTAAAAATTTACACTTCGCATCGTTTAAACGTAGATCATCGCACTTATCCGGTTGATACCTATTCAACATCCTATGAAGTACCAGCAACTTCCATTGATGATTATGTACAAAATAAATACAAGGTTAACATCATTAAAATTGATATTCAAGGAGCTGAATTTCCTGCATTGACTGGCATGACAGAAACCTTAAAAGCCAATCCGGAAGTAATTATTTTTATGGAAATTTGTCCTTCTGCTTTGCGCGATTTTGGTGTTGAAATAAAAACCATTTTCGACTTTTTGCATAGCTTAGGTTTTTTTGTTTTTGATTATTCGCTCAACAAAATTTCAACCGCTGCTACTTCAAAATACGCACAGTATGCAGATGATGCTTTTGAAAATGTAATTATTGCTAAAGAAATTCCATCCGGATTAAAATGA
- a CDS encoding glycosyltransferase — MIEHHFLDQLRSKIKSKNDVLASKRQKWIKANPYYYRQLIKSLKFIIEEDAKVLHVRCSNGFVLDALKPKYGVGIDDSQLTIDQAKATYPNLTFIQQTTENIQLQEKFDYVLLSSVEDIVDLKAVFDSVYKCCHPHTRLIIVNYNYLWNPLVQLAESLKLKIPQNLHNWISVGDLNNMLVLSGYEKIVNRRIVLVPYNIPVLSYLMNRFVARLPFFRHFTMLRITLARMDIVENHSPSVSIIIPCKNEAGNVEDAVKRIPQMGSHTEIIFCDDKSTDGTPEKVQELIKQYPEKDIRLVAGPGICKSENVWTGFDAAKGEILMILDADLTVIPEELPYFYEAITKNRGDFINGSRLVYPMHDEAMRFFNVVGNKFFSLAFSYILDTSIKDTLCGTKVLYKRDYERIKKLRGSWGLQDRWGDYELIFGAAKMNLKHIDLPVHYYERVYGETKMKNRLKNGWIMLKMSWYALMRFKFY; from the coding sequence ATGATTGAACACCATTTTTTAGACCAATTAAGGTCAAAAATAAAGTCGAAAAACGATGTCCTAGCTAGCAAACGGCAAAAGTGGATTAAGGCAAACCCTTACTATTACCGTCAGCTAATTAAATCGTTAAAATTTATTATTGAAGAAGATGCGAAAGTGTTGCACGTGCGCTGCAGCAACGGTTTTGTATTGGATGCTTTGAAACCAAAGTATGGAGTGGGTATCGACGATAGTCAACTAACCATCGATCAAGCAAAAGCCACTTATCCGAATCTTACATTTATTCAACAAACTACCGAAAACATTCAATTACAGGAAAAATTCGATTATGTGTTGCTTTCATCGGTTGAAGATATTGTAGATCTTAAAGCCGTGTTCGACAGTGTTTACAAATGCTGTCATCCGCATACCCGATTAATCATTGTAAATTACAATTACCTTTGGAATCCATTGGTACAGCTGGCAGAGAGCTTAAAACTAAAAATACCTCAAAACCTGCACAATTGGATTTCGGTAGGCGATTTAAACAATATGTTGGTGTTGAGCGGCTACGAAAAAATTGTAAATCGTCGCATCGTGTTAGTGCCCTACAACATCCCGGTGCTATCCTATTTAATGAATCGCTTTGTAGCCCGATTGCCATTTTTCAGGCATTTTACCATGTTGCGCATTACGCTTGCGCGGATGGATATAGTAGAAAATCATAGTCCTTCAGTTTCGATTATTATTCCCTGTAAAAATGAAGCCGGTAATGTGGAAGATGCCGTGAAACGTATACCTCAAATGGGTTCGCATACCGAAATTATTTTTTGCGATGATAAATCGACGGATGGAACTCCTGAAAAAGTGCAAGAGTTAATTAAACAATATCCTGAAAAAGATATTCGCTTGGTGGCCGGTCCGGGAATATGTAAATCAGAAAATGTGTGGACGGGATTTGATGCAGCTAAGGGCGAAATATTGATGATTCTTGACGCCGATTTAACGGTTATTCCTGAAGAGTTGCCCTATTTTTACGAAGCAATAACTAAAAACCGCGGCGATTTTATTAATGGTTCACGTTTGGTGTATCCTATGCACGACGAGGCCATGCGCTTTTTTAATGTGGTTGGAAATAAATTTTTTAGCCTTGCTTTTTCCTACATACTCGATACCAGTATTAAAGATACCTTGTGCGGTACAAAAGTGTTGTATAAACGCGATTACGAACGCATAAAAAAACTACGTGGAAGTTGGGGATTGCAGGATCGTTGGGGCGATTACGAATTAATATTTGGTGCTGCCAAAATGAATTTAAAGCACATTGATTTACCTGTACACTATTACGAGCGTGTATACGGTGAAACCAAAATGAAAAACCGTTTAAAAAATGGATGGATCATGCTAAAAATGTCATGGTATGCGTTAATGCGATTTAAATTTTATTAA